Proteins from a single region of Argiope bruennichi chromosome 6, qqArgBrue1.1, whole genome shotgun sequence:
- the LOC129972167 gene encoding peroxisome biogenesis factor 10-like, protein MTNPKVAGTAEILRASQKDEEYMQYLRNLISDVTQKCLGIPLWIKWKDFSSVFSDALFYSLTTLSGLQTLGEEYSNIIQIDRNLKSIPSKWVRFTDISLRTFGYYFLLRFQTWLENQLSSISPTECSDSDAYITTLKNYLPMIFRAITVLQRVHLIAFYLYGNYHDVSKRLTGIKYLIIRRWLSLPNQQRPYRILGWIAASQLCLSLAINLYTSSTKISPVSVKEQVNNQSENVNSKNQCSLCFEKRSYSTATPCGHLFCWSCITSWMQTKEECPLCRESFPPSKLIFLQNYY, encoded by the exons ATGACAAACCCAAAAGTTGCTGGTACTGCTGAAATCTTGAGAGCATCTCAGAAAGATGAAGAATATATGCAATACTTGAGAAATTTGATTTCTGACGTCACTCAAAAATGTTTAG GTATACCTCTTTGGATTAAATGGAAGGACTTCAGCAGTGTGTTTTCTGATGCTCTTTTCTACAGTCTTACTACATTAtctg GTCTTCAAACTCTTGGCGAAGAGTattcaaatatcattcaaattGACAGGAACCTAAAATCAATACCATCTAAATGG gTACGGTTTACAGATATCAGCTTGCGTACTTTTGGGTACTATTTCTTGCTGAGATTTCAAACCTGGCTGGAAAATCAGTTGTCTTCAATATCTCCCACCGAATGTAGTGATAGTGATGCATATATCACcactttaaaaaactatttaccAATGATATTTAGAGCTATTACGGTATTGCAAAGAgttcatttaattgcattttacttATATGGAAATTATCATGATGTTTCAAAGAGACTTACAGGAATAAAGTAT cTTATTATACGTCGATGGTTGTCTTTGCCAAATCAACAAAGGCCATACAGAATACTAGGTTGGATTGCTGCTTCTCAGCTTTGTCTCAGTTTAGCAATCAATTTGTATACCTCTAGTACAAAAATTTCACCTGTCAGTGTTAAGGAGCAAGTaaacaa TCAGTCTGAAAATGTGAATTCAAAGAACCAGTGTTCTCTTTGTTTTGAAAAGAGAAGTTATAGTACTGCTACACCATGTGGACATCTGTTTTGTTGGTCTTGCATTACCTCCTGGATGCAAACTAAG gAAGAATGCCCATTGTGTAGAGAAAGTTTTCCACCATCAAAGTTGATATTTCTGCAGAATTATTATTag